A section of the Felis catus isolate Fca126 chromosome B2, F.catus_Fca126_mat1.0, whole genome shotgun sequence genome encodes:
- the RNF182 gene encoding E3 ubiquitin-protein ligase RNF182, whose amino-acid sequence MASQPPEDGADSQVSDELECKICYNRYNLKQRKPKVLECCHRVCAKCLYKIIDFGDSPQGVIVCPFCRFETCLPDDEVSSLPDDNNILVNLTCGGKGQKCLPENPTELLLTPKRLASLVSPSHTSSNCLVITIMEVQRESSPSLSSTPVVEFYRPASFDSVTTVSHNWTVWNCTSLLFQTSIRVLVWLLGLLYFSSLPLGIYLLVSKKVTLGVVFVSLVPSSLVILMVYGFCQCVCHEFLDCVAPSS is encoded by the coding sequence ATGGCCAGTCAGCCGCCGGAAGATGGGGCAGACTCTCAGGTCTCCGACGAGCTCGAGTGTAAGATCTGTTACAATCGGTACAACCTGAAGCAGAGGAAACCCAAAGTGCTGGAGTGTTGTCACAGGGTCTGTGCCAAATGCCTCTACAAGATCATAGACTTCGGGGACTCCCCGCAAGGCGTCATCGTCTGCCCTTTCTGCAGGTTTGAGACCTGCCTGCCGGATGATGAAGTCAGCAGCCTGCCGGATGACAACAACATCCTGGTAAACTTGACTTGCGGAGGCAAAGGCCAGAAGTGCCTGCCAGAAAACCCTACCGAGCTGCTGCTGACCCCCAAGAGGCTGGCGTCTCTTGTCAGCCCTTCTCACACTTCCTCCAACTGCCTGGTCATAACCATcatggaggtgcagagagagagctcCCCGTCTCTGAGCTCCACTCCTGTGGTCGAGTTCTACCGGCCTGCAAGTTTCGACTCTGTCACCACCGTGTCCCACAACTGGACCGTGTGGAACTGTACCTCCCTGCTGTTTCAGACATCCATCCGGGTGCTGGTTTGGCTGCTGGGTTTGCTCTACTTCAGCTCCTTACCCCTAGGGATCTACTTACTCGTGTCTAAGAAGGTCACCCTCGGGGTCGTCTTTGTCAGCCTCGTCCCTTCGAGCCTTGTCATCCTCATGGTGTACGGTTTCTGCCAGTGCGTTTGTCACGAGTTTCTAGACTGTGTGGCTCCTTCTTCTTAA